The genomic stretch GGATACCAAATCACAGAATCTGATTGGTTCTTCTACGACGATGCAAAGGGCTATGCATACCTAAGTCAACATAGAACATGAGAATTAAGTCAAAAGAGGTCTAGATGTATATCCTAGGCCTAAAACCTAAAATAAGGGCATCAGGTTGCTACACCAGTTACAGAGAGATATTAGCTCAATCTAGTTCCTGATGCCTTGTCATCTGAATAGCATTTGCTAATTATGTGGGATTAAGGCACTCATTCTGTGAAAAGCAGCTAATGTCAGATTTGTTAATGTGATATGCCAATATGAGGCAAGCCTACTAATATCATACATGGCTAGGACATAGAGAGGGAGATACCCGGAGGGACAATAACAACACATATCACATATCACATGCACAATAGTAGTTATGAGGAAGCTTACTAATGTAGGATTGCCAAAAAAGAAATAGCAAGTGAAGGAGGGTTATGGACAACATGGTTTTAGCTGCTGAACTAGGAGAAGCAAAAGGTGTTCTTTACACAAGTTCTTTCACTTGAAGGCAATGCATACAGAAAGCTCCAGTATTCTCAATTCTGTTTGATGGCAGGAAATATATATGTTGTAGATTAAAGATGGCCAGGGAAAGGACGTGAGAATTGATTGGGAAATTATAGTACTTATTTTTCTTCAGGATTTGGTACTCGTGGACACCTTGATCTCTAACAACCATGAAGAGACATCTTATTTGGGACATTAAGTGCTTTATATTTCATCAAGCTGGAGTAATACTGCTTCACTTTCAGGCCAGCCAACCCAAGGAAGATATGCGTTTTAGAGGACCAACACAGTCACACAAGCAGGAGCTCTTTTGCTCTTCAAGGCAATAACTGAAATCAAACTTTTCTTTTGACTAACCTGATATTGAGACAAGTGCAGCTTTCTATTAACTAACTAAAGCATGTGACCAAGGCATCGAAAACAATACTTGCCTCCATCTGGCGACCTGCAAAGGATGGTACATTTCCTGGAGAGCTCCTTGCTGGCGCTGAAGGTGGTGGCACGTTACCCATCGATGGCCAAGAAAGTCGAGCAAAGAAGGATGTAATAAATTCTGGGAACtataagaaaataaattaatggAAGTCAGCTTCTTAATAAGAAATCATGGGAAGTCGTGTCTAATAAAAGGTCCAACATAAACACCTCAAGCAAGAAATTATAAGGAGAACGTCATTTCAAAACCATAAAATCAGTTTGCAACTCTACAGTGGTGATCAGAGTTCTTTACTTTTACGAAGCTCATCACTTGTTTCCTGCATTGCATTATGATATGTTGATATCTGGGCTAACAATTACCTTCAACCTATGTTGCGCGGATTCTCCAAAATGATGCCGCACccatgtcggatcctccaaaaatacactaTTTTTGGAGGATCTAACACGTATCCGGTAccattttcggagagtccgagcaacatagcctTCAACCACCGTACAAAAAGTAAAGTGGAAGGATTAGCTTTGCCCTCCAGCAATAGCATTCAGCCTATACGACACATCCATATCTGAGCAATTGGTGAGATATGGTGCCTTATTTCTTGTAGTCATTCAGAAGTCAGAACAAGGTTTATTCCGAGCAACTTAGAAGGAGAATGTCCAAGTGCATGGaatgggtatgttgttgttgcaaAACCCCAAAAGCCAATAGTATTGACTAGCTAGAATATTCTATATTTGTGCATGCAAGACTAAGTCAAATTCTCCAGCCATATAACAACAGTGAAGTGATTAAGTGTGACATAAATACTTAATACCATGTGACTATGAAGACTATTACAAAGAATGCTATCTCAATAAAACGGAACTttgacagagagagagagagtattctgaagaagaagaagaagaagaacagcGCAAACCTTCACTCTCCTAATACGGAAAATGTTCAAACGATACAAGCAACCTGCAATTATTCCACAGAGCCCAGGTATAATAGATCTTTTCCAGGATGAGAAAAGAAGCTGCAAGACAAAATATCAAATGAATATTGGTGAAAAAAACTCAATCTAGGGACAAAATGTAATTAGAAGTCgtgataaaaatataaaatacctGGAGACCAGCTAAATAAATGAAAGCCTTGTCAGAGAATTGTATACTGAATATGCGGAACCGGGTAGAAGCAGGAATGTCGAGATAAAACGGCACAAAGGATGAAAAGATTAGTCCGTAGGGCCCAGACAGTGTACTCAAGGAAGGATCTGACAgagaaaaattaaaatatatcAATGGCTAAGAACCTATTTCTCCAATTCAAGAATAGCAATAAGAAGGGTAGAATGCAAACTGCATAAAAAAAGCTACCTATACTAATGGAAACTACGAGTGAAACCGGAACGATGTACACCAGAGGGTGTGAAAAAGATCAAAGTAAGTAGATTATTATGGTAATATGGTATAGTATCATCTCAAGCACCTCTTTCACGCAAACTTGAGGGAAAAGATCCCTTAAAAATCAAATGCTTAGCAAAGATTTGGTACCTAGAAAATAAAGATTTCCAATTTCCAGCAGTTATTGTCGATTTCTACTCCTTCATGTTGCTCTctatttgtgatgacccaaaaatgtcatctttaaattaaataatcatctcggtgttTTAAGATATTGAAAAGtgctatcaataattcctcgacttgcgtgtACATTacgtataattttccggaaggtttttatgtgaaaaatggattaaattgtgaactagagctttaaaactcaactgagttgacttcggtcaacattttgagcaaacgaacccggataaaagaTTTGACCATTCCgatagttccgtatcgtgatttgggacttggtcatatgcccgaaatcgaattcggaggtccctagatcaaagcatcgccatttaacggaatctagaaatctaaggctaaagatttcttaagtttgaccggagatttgacttttgagaaaaagactccggaatggaattttgatgattccaatagtttcgtatggtgattttggacttagcatgttcggatttggatttggaagtccgtaggacaatttagcgcattttggcgaaagttggaaaatagaagagttttggaaaagtttgaccgagagttgactttttgatatcggggtcggaatccagttctgaaaattttcatagcttcgttatgtcatttataacttgtgtgcaaaattgaagtcaatcggatttgatttgataggtttttgcatcggaTATAGAAGTTGGATGttcctagtttcattaggcttgaattggggtgtgattcatggtattagcgttatttgatgtgatttgaggtttcgactaagttcgtatgatgttttaggactggttgatgcattttgtcgaggtcccgagggcctcgggtggatttcggaaggttaacggatataaaaaggctgctgaaattttctgggcagtttatgcatttttcgcacgtgtgaacagtgaccgcacctgcgtgaacagtatctCCATTTTCTGGACAGTACCCGAAATTttctggacagaatgttaagttcccattttccatttttaccaaattggagctcggggagaggcgattttcgggagattttcagagaaaacaaaggggtaagtgttcttaacttaattttggttagattacccgaatctattactagttttggcattaaatctgtgaatttagttggaagagttgaaaaccctctcggatagatttgaggatttgagggtcgaaatattatcgaaatttagtaattttggtatggttagactcggggttggatgaggtttcatatttcgcaactttcgtcgaattccgagacgtgggccccacgggcgaatttttagtgcaatttcggatttttaatggaaaatgtagaattccatgtggaattaattcctatattttttattgactgaatcgaattattgtggctagattcgaggcattcagaagtcgatttgagaggcaaaggcatttcagagtaggatttttgctcggattgaggtaagtaacggttacAAATCTGgtcccgagggtatgaaaccccggacattgtgtcgtatgactattttggaggtgaccatgagaggtgacgggcgtgtgggcgtgcaccgtagggattgtgacttggtccgtcccgcgagactgtggaattaattggcctactgtttaatacatgttccctctgttttcatagttgattgtacttcatgttagaaatcatgtttaggccttatgtgatcactgttgagacctgcgaggtcgtgtgcttgctgaattagctgctaattgctgttttgtactcagtcatatctTTTCTTGCTTAGTATGCCTCCGTCTCTTGctgttcattgttgatacatgacattacctctgtttggactgtttatatgattttttgagagcccgagagactggagagattgatgactgagtgaggccgagggcctgatctgtgaggatatttatgggatcgggctgcatgccgcagcatgttgttactgatttatgactgagtgaggtcgagggcctgatctgtgaggatatttatgggatcgggccgcacgccgcagcatgttgttactgatttatgattgagtaaggccgacggcctgagtgatttatgccacgaggtggcttgttatagcgcttgggctgaaggagcccctccggagtctgtacacaccccagtgagcgcaggtacctactgagtgcgagtgctgagtgCGAGTGTCGAGTGCTGAGCGACTGGGAGGAATGAGTGAATGCGAgaaatgagtgattgtgaggttggagtgaatgggaggacagaGTGACTGTTATTCTGAGAAAATACATTTACTTCATTACTGTTGCATTGCAGATGTCATATcactgttttgaaaattattggaagatattatttactgctcagtcaaatttgatatctggtttattgaGTACGTACTGTTGTGACTTAAACTAttaaattgaaagtatgactactcttatttgaaagttattgagataattgtatttgcatagctcgtcactacttctcagttccttatttatttctgttacttactgagttggtgtactcacgttacccctgtacctcgtgtacagatctagacacttctggtcacggcggttgctgattgaggagtcagactcaggagactattgaggtagctgcatggcgttcgctgaccttgactctcctttcctttcatattctactgttctatattttcagacagtgttttatcagtcggatgttgttatcatttagatgctcatgcactcattgacaccgggttttggggatggattgtttagtacttttggagttatattctgttctaaaaggtttatttaatattaactgcttccgcctttatttaaagttctactgtgttgagatgttgagttgaggcttgccttgtaccacgataggcgccatcacgacaggtgagattttgggtcgtgacactattaTGCACATCATACTTCTCAAAAGACCAGCTTTGTAGCGGCTCTCTAAATTTGGAGCAGGTTCTGATGACACACTATAACTAGCCTGCTGCACGACTTATAAAATTGCACCAAATAAGTCTATATTTGATTCAAAACACCTTGTATACAAGGATCTGACACTTCCCTAGTAAAGTACTAGGTACAAGCAAATGTCGTGCTTTGTCGCAAGATATCTCCAAGAAGGTTCTTTTACATAATTATCAAAAGGAGGTTCTTTTACCGTTATCAACCATATTAATAACAAGATAACTCAAACCACGCAATCTAAAGGAGCACTAGTATTGTTCAAAGCCTCTAAACCTTTCGAATAGAAACATACTGATTGCTTCCAAACTCTAATTATATCAGCTTCACAATTCCTTTTCCTCGTAGCATATTATGTGGCATTATAAATCAGAGATGATGAAGAGTTGACCAAAATGAGCAGTAAATTCTTTCCAAGAGATGACCAATTGTATACTAAAGAACAGTTGGAGTTAGCCCTTAGCAGCGGCTTCTCTTACCCATTGTTGATTTTGACTTTCATTTGAGTAATCACTATAACTAGCCTGCTGAACGACTTATAAAATTGCACCAAATAAGTCTATATTTTATTCAAAACACCTTGTATACAAGGATCTGACACTTCCCTAGTAAAGTACTAGGTACAAGCAAATGTCGTGCTTTGTCGCAAGATATCTCCAAGAAGGTTCTTTTACATAATTATCAAAAGGAGGTTCTTTTACCGTTATCAACCATATTAATAACAAGATAACTCAAACCACGCAATCTAAAGGAGCACTAGTATTGTTCAAAGCCTCTAAACCTTTCGAATAGAAACATACTGATTGCTTCCAAACTCTAATTATATCAGCTTCACAATTCCTTTTCCTCGTAGCATATTATGTGGCATTATAAATCAGAGATGATGAAGAGTTGACCAAAATGAGCAGTAAATTCTTTCCAAGAGATGACCAATTGTATACTAAAGAACAGTTGGAGTTAGCCCTTAGCAGCGGCTTCTCTTACCCATTGTTGATTTTGACTTTCATTTGAGTAATCACTATAACTAGCCTGCTGCACGACTTATAAAATTGCACCAAATAAGTCTATATTTTATTCAAAACACCTTGTATACAAGGATCTGACACTTCCCTAGTAAAGTACTAGGTACAAGCAAATGTCGTGCTTTGTCGCAAGATATCTCCAAGAAGGTTCTTTTACATAATTATCAAAAGGAGGTTCTTTTACCGTTATCAACCATATTAATAACAAGATAACTCAAACCACGCAATCTAAAGGAGCACTAGTATTGTTCAAAGCCTCTAAACCTTTCGAATAGAAACATACTGATTGCTTCCAAACTCTAATTATATCAGCTTCACAATTCCTTTTCCTCGTAGCATATTATGTGGCATTATAAATCAGAGATGATGAAGAGTTGACCAAAATGAGCAGTAAATTCTTTCCAAGAGATGACCAATTGTATACTAAAGAACAGTTGGAGTTAGCCCTTAGCAGCGGCTTCTCTTACCCATTGTTGATTTTGACTTTCATTTGAGTAATCAACATAAGATACGACAAAGCAATTAACAGATTTGACTTTCTCGCTACAGTAATAATACAGGAAGCAGTCACAAATCATAAATTGCATATTCTCTCAATACTTCAACTTATTTTATTTGTTTGTAAATTAATTTGTTGATTTATTAACAGCTCTTCATATGGAGTCCAGTGACTTCTCATCACTATCTCTAATCAATGATGAAGCCAACGGAATTCAAAAAAATACTATAATGGCATGGTTGGAGTACAAAGTTGTGACTTAAAGCAACTTTTGAACCCCTTTATCACTACACTAGAATTATAATTTATGTCAAGGGGATTCAGCAGTTTATATATGACCAAAAGCTTTTATATTTACCCTATTTGTGCAGTAATACTTTTTACCCTTCCCTCTTACTAGCTCCACCCATGTCTCTAACAACTTGCAGTATCCCAGGAAATTCTACGCTTTTGGAACTTCTGCTATCACTCTAGGCTGGTGCTTCTCTATGAATATCAAGTCACTAATGCAACTTGATCGAGATCATTTGATATCCCAATGTTTCAAGATACTTTTAGCCACATATCTGCATAATATCACCCTAAGCATCTGATTGATCTCATTATTTTTGTGTCAGACCCATAACGCACGAGCAACATCCATCTTATGCTATATGTATGATCATGTCCATCctacctcaaatacccaatccaTGAGCCATATTTTACCCAAACCAGTATGTAATTACAGAAATTCAAAGCACGGTAAGTGGAAAAATATGGGGAAGAGTGAATATTTATCAAaagcaaaaataaggaaaaagaagATAATCACAGTTACATATTTTGTTTAACATCTTTACATGATATGCTGCATGGTTACTGTAAAACAGGTATAACTGTTTGAAGGAGTTGCAATCACAATCTACAACTATAAAGGAGAATGAAGAATATAGACCCCTTCAGGCTGTCATTCCTATATATCAGTCCAGAGTAGTAAAAAATAGTCAAAAGCAACAAGTGCTCACTATGCAACTTATGTCATATGGActaaaaataattattacaaTGAAAACCATAAAACCAAGCATGGAAAAGTTCAATCAGATACTTCAGGGGACTGAATCATGATACCCAAATAAAACATCCCCTTCACTAATGCAGATATTATGGCCAGAAAGTTTGGGAAATCTAATAAGGACAAAGGGGAATCTGAATTTAGACTTCGTGTTGCTTTTGGAAGTTTTCTACACTTGTAATTGTTAAGTGCAGTTCATTTCTCAGTTTAGCTATTTATCTATTTCTGTCTGTGTTATAAGGGCATTTCATCATTTTATGTTTAAAAGgcgtattttttatattttgtattttttgaaAAGATGTTTAAAGGTGTATTATATCTCTGTCTTCTGGATATCTCCAATTTGTGGTATCTTTGAAACTTGGGCAGCAAGCTAAGAGCCTTGCAAATGCATTAGGCGACTTGCACAGCAAGTCAAGAGTCTTTAGCAGAAAAAGACGGCTAACAAATTACTCAGAAGAATCTGCGAACAGGCTTCTGGAGAGCCTTCCCTCCAAGCTGTCGTCCTACTAGGTTATGACTTATGCAGATGTATCCTTATAAGCATTTGAATTAGGATGAAGAATATACTTAGGACTATTCCTCGATCTCTTTCTTATCCTTTTCTCATGCCATACCTCTTATTTGTTCTCTCAATTTCTGCTTATCACCTCTCGGTTACTGTACTTTCCCATATCTGTACAACCTCAAAACATCACTATTTCTTATCTCCCATATTAGCCGCATCTCATCCCCCACTTCCACCAGTTTAGGAGCCTAAAGAGCCGATTCTCTATGTTAAACCTTTTTCTCTTTGTATGATCTACCCGCATTGTTCTGAAACTGCTTTCAATTATTAGTTCTTTCAAATGTTTGATAGCTTATTAGATAAGCGTCAGGATGAATAACCCAGTAAGAAACTCTAAGCACTTTCTATCAATTCATATCTGATGATTAGAAATGACCAATACCTTTAATAAGTTGTAGAGAAAGAACCGCGAGCAATAAAGAGAGTACAAAAGAGAACAGCAGGAAAACCTGCAGAACAAGAGGTAAAAACATAAACTACACAAtgtaaaagagaaaaagaaaaaacaggtAGAAAAGACAATGAAACCAGTATCTACTGTGGCTTTTATTATTTGCCTAGTAGTTGATTAACACCTGCAGCTTTTATTAATTTTCCATTAGCTAATTAAGAAAGTTGAAGATAGTACTGTCCCAATAACTTATCCAAAAAAAAACTACTACCCCAATAAGCACTTACAGAATATTTGTTCGAACCGATTTGCCTCTCAAAGACACGGAAGTAGTATAGCAGATATAATCCAAATAATAGTTCAGGAGTAGATGAAAAGGTAAAAACAGATATGATCAGCTTCCAGATTTGAAGCTTCTGGAAAATATCCTGGCACAAGCAAAAAAGATGCATCAATTAGCAGTTCTACTATACTCTTTAAGGTATCCACTAAGAGCATGCCCAAAATCCTACTTAAACAATGAAATTATACCTGATAAGACAGCAAGAGAGAACAAATCtgctactccctccatttcaatttatgtctCTTACTTTCCATTTTAGTCTGTTATAAAAAGAATGTCTCTTTCTATATTCAGTAACTCTTTTACTCCAGCTTTCCACATGGCATATTTAAGACCACAAGATTCAAGAACAACTTTGGTACATTACATACATCTTTAGTTTAAGAGCATAAGATTTAAAAGTCTTCATTACTTTCTTAAACTATGTGCCCAGTCACACTAAGACACAAACTGAAAAGGGGGGAGTATAATACAAAAATGTAAACTAGGAGAAAAGAGAATCCTATATTCTGCAAAATTTTACAACTCAGAATGGATGAGCTGAGACGAAATAAGTACCACGTTAAAAGAGAATCCTATATTTCTTAAGTTCCAAAGCTCATAAGAGATGAgctgtaaaatgaaaaaaatacatTAGAACCTATTTCCCTTAAGTTTCCAGAACTCATAGATGGAGTTGGGTGCTTCTAAAACCATTAGTAGCTGTGTGGCATATCCTTTGCTGTTACAAAAAAGTTATATGTCTTTACGCGGAATTGGGAAATCTCATATCCCTTCAGATTCGGATGTTTGGAGTAAGATAGGATAAGACCATATATGATCTTGTATTGCTATTGGATGATCGATAGAGAGTACTAGGCGATTAGCAACCCTATCAGGAAACCATATAAAATCTATTACTATTGGATAACATAGCTTGTCGGTGTCATAATCACAAACAAATTGTGGTTGCATTAACACCACGTTACATGGTACAAATAAAACCACTTGATATCAATATGTTACATGGATTCTTTTCAAGTGGATATGACATTGGTATGACCACTTTATAAGGATCCCTCGAAAGACATTAAGAGGCTACTAAAAATTGAATGTTAGATCCATAGACAAACCTGTACTCAAGCCTAATCAATTGACATAGTCTAACACGTGGACTCAAAATTAGCAAGTTGTATCTGCTAATTGTGCTTAGTCATGGTCTACCCTCTACTATCAAGTTGGCGAAGGAGTTTGTATTGTTATATGTTCATAAACAAGCCATTTATATTATCCAGGGACTAAACTGTAGTAGCTTCATGTAGTGACAAGCCCATCTCAAGTTCGAGAAATATAGAAGATAACCTATTTCCTCATGGCCTCAAAACGTAAATATTGGTGAATGGAAAATGACCATGAATGTTGTTAACATAAGCATTCATGACCAGATGAGCAAACAGGGTGCACTTGTATGCTCTTAGACATTAAAAGTCGGCAACAACCACAAAATTACTCAG from Nicotiana sylvestris chromosome 12, ASM39365v2, whole genome shotgun sequence encodes the following:
- the LOC104225220 gene encoding rhomboid-like protein 20, translated to MNVGPSGFNNAPVTRALVIACTLFTIIFGTQGRANQLGWSYQDIFQKLQIWKLIISVFTFSSTPELLFGLYLLYYFRVFERQIGSNKYSVFLLFSFVLSLLLAVLSLQLIKDPSLSTLSGPYGLIFSSFVPFYLDIPASTRFRIFSIQFSDKAFIYLAGLQLLFSSWKRSIIPGLCGIIAGCLYRLNIFRIRRVKFPEFITSFFARLSWPSMGNVPPPSAPARSSPGNVPSFAGRQMERNYPAPAPSTVEPPEDTIAMLMSMGFDRNAARQALIHAGNDVNTATNILLESQSH